In Tursiops truncatus isolate mTurTru1 chromosome 19, mTurTru1.mat.Y, whole genome shotgun sequence, a genomic segment contains:
- the HNRNPL gene encoding heterogeneous nuclear ribonucleoprotein L isoform X1: MSRRLLPRAEKRRRRLEQRQQPDEQRRRSGAMVKMAAAGGGGGGGRYYGGGSEGGRAPKRLKTDNAGDQHGGGGGGGGAGAAGGGGGENYDDPHKTPASPVVHIRGLIDGVVEADLVEALQEFGPISYVVVMPKKRQALVEFEDVLGACNAVNYAADNQIYIAGHPAFVNYSTSQKISRPGDSDDSRSVNSVLLFTILNPIYSITTDVLYTICNPCGPVQRIVIFRKNGVQAMVEFDSVQSAQRAKASLNGADIYSGCCTLKIEYAKPTRLNVFKNDQDTWDYTNPNLSGQGDPGSNPNKRQRQPPLLGDHPAEYGEGRGFPSVDSRGSCAPARRPTRKFSPVLPLFPSHPPGGPHGGYHSHYHDEGYGPPPPHYEGRRMGPPVGGHRRGPSRYGPQYGHPPPPPPPPEYGPHADSPVLMVYGLDQSKMNCDRVFNVFCLYGNVEKVKFMKSKPGAAMVEMADGYAVDRAITHLNNNFMFGQKLNVCVSKQPAIMPGQSYGLEDGSCSYKDFSESRNNRFSTPEQAAKNRIQHPSNVLHFFNAPLEVTEENFFEICDELGVKRPSSVKVFSGKSERSSSGLLEWESKSDALETLGFLNHYQMKNPNGPYPYTLKLCFSTAQHAS, from the exons ATGTCGCGGAGGCTGCTGCCCCGGGCGGAGAAGCGGCGTCGGAGGCTGGAGCAGAGGCAGCAGCCGGACGAGCAGCGGAGGCGGTCCGGAGCGATGGTGAAGatggcggcggcgggcggcggaGGCGGCGGTGGCCGCTACTACGGCGGCGGCAGTGAGGGCGGCCGGGCCCCTAAACGGCTCAAGACTGACAACGCTGGCGACCAGCatggaggcggcggcggcggtggagGAGCCGGGGCGGCGGGCGGTGGCGGCGGG GAGAACTACGATGACCCGCACAAAACCCCCGCCTCCCCAGTTGTCCACATCAGGGGCCTGATTGACGGCGTGGTGGAAGCTGACCTTGTGGAGGCCTTGCAGGAGTTTGGACCCATCAG TTATGTGGTGGTAATGCCTAAAAAGAGACAAGCGTTGGTGGAATTTGAAGATGTGTTGGGGGCTTGCAATGCCGTGAACTACGCAGCCGACAACCAGATCTACATCGCGGGCCACCCAGCTTTTGTCAATTACTCTACCAGCCAGAAAATCTCCCGCCCCGGGGACTCGGATGACTCCAGGAGCGTCAACAGTGTGCTTCTCTTTACCATCCTGAACCCCATCTATTCGATTACCACG GATGTTCTTTATACTATCTGTAACCCTTGTGGTCCTGTCCAGAGAATTGTCATTTTCCGGAAGAATGGAGTCCAGGCTATGGTGGAAT TTGACTCTGTGCAGAGTGCCCAGCGGGCCAAGGCCTCACTCAATGGGGCTGACATCTACTCAGGCTGTTGCACTCTGAAGATTGAGTATGCGAAG CCTACACGCTTAAACGTGTTCAAGAATGATCAGGATACTTGGGACTACACAAACCCCAATCTCAGTGGACAAG GTGACCCTGGCAGCAACCCTAACAAACGCCAGAGGCAGCCCCCTCTCCTCGGAGATCACCCCGCAGAATATGGTGAGGGCAGGGGGTTCCCCTCCGTGGACTCCCGTGGCTCATGTGCCCCTGCCCGCCGCCCGACGCGCAAATTCTCACCcgtcctccctctctttccttcccaccccccagGAGGGCCCCACGGTGGGTACCACAGCCATTACCATGATGAGGGCTACGGGCCCCCCCCACCTCACTACGAAGGGAGAAGGATGGGTCCACCAGTGGGGGGTCACCGCCGGGGCCCAAGTCGCTACGGCCCCCAGTAtgggcaccccccaccccctcccccaccacccgaGTATGGCCCCCACGCCGACAGCCCTGTGCTCATGGTCTATGGCTTGGATCAGTCTAAGATGAACTGTGACCGGGTCTTCAATGTCTTCTGCTTGTATGGCAACGTGGAGAAG GTGAAATTCATGAAAAGCAAGCCAGGGGCCGCCATGGTGGAGATGGCTGATGGATATGCTGTGGACCGGGCCATCACTCACCTCAATAACAACTTCATGTTTGGGCAGAAGCTGAATGTCTG tGTCTCCAAGCAACCAGCCATCATGCCCGGTCAGTCATACGGGCTAGAAGATGGGTCCTGCAGTTACAAAGACTTCAGTGAGTCAAGGAACAATCGGTTCTCCACTCCAGAGCAGGCAGCCAAGAACCGCATCCAGCACCCCAGCAATGTGCTGCACTTTTTCAATGCCCCTCTGGAGGTGACTGAGGAGAATTTCTTTGAG ATCTGCGATGAGCTGGGAGTGAAGCGGCCATCTTCTGTGAAAGTATTCTCAGGCAAAA GTGAACGCAGCTCCTCTGGGCTGCTGGAGTGGGAGTCCAAGAGCGATGCCCTGGAGACTCTGGGCTTCCTGAACCATTATCAGATGAAAAACCCAA ATGGGCCATACCCTTACACCCTGAAGTTGTGTTTCTCCACCGCTCAGCACGCCTCCTAA
- the HNRNPL gene encoding heterogeneous nuclear ribonucleoprotein L isoform X2 produces the protein MSRRLLPRAEKRRRRLEQRQQPDEQRRRSGAMVKMAAAGGGGGGGRYYGGGSEGGRAPKRLKTDNAGDQHGGGGGGGGAGAAGGGGGENYDDPHKTPASPVVHIRGLIDGVVEADLVEALQEFGPISYVVVMPKKRQALVEFEDVLGACNAVNYAADNQIYIAGHPAFVNYSTSQKISRPGDSDDSRSVNSVLLFTILNPIYSITTDVLYTICNPCGPVQRIVIFRKNGVQAMVEFDSVQSAQRAKASLNGADIYSGCCTLKIEYAKPTRLNVFKNDQDTWDYTNPNLSGQGDPGSNPNKRQRQPPLLGDHPAEYGGPHGGYHSHYHDEGYGPPPPHYEGRRMGPPVGGHRRGPSRYGPQYGHPPPPPPPPEYGPHADSPVLMVYGLDQSKMNCDRVFNVFCLYGNVEKVKFMKSKPGAAMVEMADGYAVDRAITHLNNNFMFGQKLNVCVSKQPAIMPGQSYGLEDGSCSYKDFSESRNNRFSTPEQAAKNRIQHPSNVLHFFNAPLEVTEENFFEICDELGVKRPSSVKVFSGKSERSSSGLLEWESKSDALETLGFLNHYQMKNPNGPYPYTLKLCFSTAQHAS, from the exons ATGTCGCGGAGGCTGCTGCCCCGGGCGGAGAAGCGGCGTCGGAGGCTGGAGCAGAGGCAGCAGCCGGACGAGCAGCGGAGGCGGTCCGGAGCGATGGTGAAGatggcggcggcgggcggcggaGGCGGCGGTGGCCGCTACTACGGCGGCGGCAGTGAGGGCGGCCGGGCCCCTAAACGGCTCAAGACTGACAACGCTGGCGACCAGCatggaggcggcggcggcggtggagGAGCCGGGGCGGCGGGCGGTGGCGGCGGG GAGAACTACGATGACCCGCACAAAACCCCCGCCTCCCCAGTTGTCCACATCAGGGGCCTGATTGACGGCGTGGTGGAAGCTGACCTTGTGGAGGCCTTGCAGGAGTTTGGACCCATCAG TTATGTGGTGGTAATGCCTAAAAAGAGACAAGCGTTGGTGGAATTTGAAGATGTGTTGGGGGCTTGCAATGCCGTGAACTACGCAGCCGACAACCAGATCTACATCGCGGGCCACCCAGCTTTTGTCAATTACTCTACCAGCCAGAAAATCTCCCGCCCCGGGGACTCGGATGACTCCAGGAGCGTCAACAGTGTGCTTCTCTTTACCATCCTGAACCCCATCTATTCGATTACCACG GATGTTCTTTATACTATCTGTAACCCTTGTGGTCCTGTCCAGAGAATTGTCATTTTCCGGAAGAATGGAGTCCAGGCTATGGTGGAAT TTGACTCTGTGCAGAGTGCCCAGCGGGCCAAGGCCTCACTCAATGGGGCTGACATCTACTCAGGCTGTTGCACTCTGAAGATTGAGTATGCGAAG CCTACACGCTTAAACGTGTTCAAGAATGATCAGGATACTTGGGACTACACAAACCCCAATCTCAGTGGACAAG GTGACCCTGGCAGCAACCCTAACAAACGCCAGAGGCAGCCCCCTCTCCTCGGAGATCACCCCGCAGAATATG GAGGGCCCCACGGTGGGTACCACAGCCATTACCATGATGAGGGCTACGGGCCCCCCCCACCTCACTACGAAGGGAGAAGGATGGGTCCACCAGTGGGGGGTCACCGCCGGGGCCCAAGTCGCTACGGCCCCCAGTAtgggcaccccccaccccctcccccaccacccgaGTATGGCCCCCACGCCGACAGCCCTGTGCTCATGGTCTATGGCTTGGATCAGTCTAAGATGAACTGTGACCGGGTCTTCAATGTCTTCTGCTTGTATGGCAACGTGGAGAAG GTGAAATTCATGAAAAGCAAGCCAGGGGCCGCCATGGTGGAGATGGCTGATGGATATGCTGTGGACCGGGCCATCACTCACCTCAATAACAACTTCATGTTTGGGCAGAAGCTGAATGTCTG tGTCTCCAAGCAACCAGCCATCATGCCCGGTCAGTCATACGGGCTAGAAGATGGGTCCTGCAGTTACAAAGACTTCAGTGAGTCAAGGAACAATCGGTTCTCCACTCCAGAGCAGGCAGCCAAGAACCGCATCCAGCACCCCAGCAATGTGCTGCACTTTTTCAATGCCCCTCTGGAGGTGACTGAGGAGAATTTCTTTGAG ATCTGCGATGAGCTGGGAGTGAAGCGGCCATCTTCTGTGAAAGTATTCTCAGGCAAAA GTGAACGCAGCTCCTCTGGGCTGCTGGAGTGGGAGTCCAAGAGCGATGCCCTGGAGACTCTGGGCTTCCTGAACCATTATCAGATGAAAAACCCAA ATGGGCCATACCCTTACACCCTGAAGTTGTGTTTCTCCACCGCTCAGCACGCCTCCTAA
- the HNRNPL gene encoding heterogeneous nuclear ribonucleoprotein L isoform X4, protein MPKKRQALVEFEDVLGACNAVNYAADNQIYIAGHPAFVNYSTSQKISRPGDSDDSRSVNSVLLFTILNPIYSITTDVLYTICNPCGPVQRIVIFRKNGVQAMVEFDSVQSAQRAKASLNGADIYSGCCTLKIEYAKPTRLNVFKNDQDTWDYTNPNLSGQGDPGSNPNKRQRQPPLLGDHPAEYGEGRGFPSVDSRGSCAPARRPTRKFSPVLPLFPSHPPGGPHGGYHSHYHDEGYGPPPPHYEGRRMGPPVGGHRRGPSRYGPQYGHPPPPPPPPEYGPHADSPVLMVYGLDQSKMNCDRVFNVFCLYGNVEKVKFMKSKPGAAMVEMADGYAVDRAITHLNNNFMFGQKLNVCVSKQPAIMPGQSYGLEDGSCSYKDFSESRNNRFSTPEQAAKNRIQHPSNVLHFFNAPLEVTEENFFEICDELGVKRPSSVKVFSGKSERSSSGLLEWESKSDALETLGFLNHYQMKNPNGPYPYTLKLCFSTAQHAS, encoded by the exons ATGCCTAAAAAGAGACAAGCGTTGGTGGAATTTGAAGATGTGTTGGGGGCTTGCAATGCCGTGAACTACGCAGCCGACAACCAGATCTACATCGCGGGCCACCCAGCTTTTGTCAATTACTCTACCAGCCAGAAAATCTCCCGCCCCGGGGACTCGGATGACTCCAGGAGCGTCAACAGTGTGCTTCTCTTTACCATCCTGAACCCCATCTATTCGATTACCACG GATGTTCTTTATACTATCTGTAACCCTTGTGGTCCTGTCCAGAGAATTGTCATTTTCCGGAAGAATGGAGTCCAGGCTATGGTGGAAT TTGACTCTGTGCAGAGTGCCCAGCGGGCCAAGGCCTCACTCAATGGGGCTGACATCTACTCAGGCTGTTGCACTCTGAAGATTGAGTATGCGAAG CCTACACGCTTAAACGTGTTCAAGAATGATCAGGATACTTGGGACTACACAAACCCCAATCTCAGTGGACAAG GTGACCCTGGCAGCAACCCTAACAAACGCCAGAGGCAGCCCCCTCTCCTCGGAGATCACCCCGCAGAATATGGTGAGGGCAGGGGGTTCCCCTCCGTGGACTCCCGTGGCTCATGTGCCCCTGCCCGCCGCCCGACGCGCAAATTCTCACCcgtcctccctctctttccttcccaccccccagGAGGGCCCCACGGTGGGTACCACAGCCATTACCATGATGAGGGCTACGGGCCCCCCCCACCTCACTACGAAGGGAGAAGGATGGGTCCACCAGTGGGGGGTCACCGCCGGGGCCCAAGTCGCTACGGCCCCCAGTAtgggcaccccccaccccctcccccaccacccgaGTATGGCCCCCACGCCGACAGCCCTGTGCTCATGGTCTATGGCTTGGATCAGTCTAAGATGAACTGTGACCGGGTCTTCAATGTCTTCTGCTTGTATGGCAACGTGGAGAAG GTGAAATTCATGAAAAGCAAGCCAGGGGCCGCCATGGTGGAGATGGCTGATGGATATGCTGTGGACCGGGCCATCACTCACCTCAATAACAACTTCATGTTTGGGCAGAAGCTGAATGTCTG tGTCTCCAAGCAACCAGCCATCATGCCCGGTCAGTCATACGGGCTAGAAGATGGGTCCTGCAGTTACAAAGACTTCAGTGAGTCAAGGAACAATCGGTTCTCCACTCCAGAGCAGGCAGCCAAGAACCGCATCCAGCACCCCAGCAATGTGCTGCACTTTTTCAATGCCCCTCTGGAGGTGACTGAGGAGAATTTCTTTGAG ATCTGCGATGAGCTGGGAGTGAAGCGGCCATCTTCTGTGAAAGTATTCTCAGGCAAAA GTGAACGCAGCTCCTCTGGGCTGCTGGAGTGGGAGTCCAAGAGCGATGCCCTGGAGACTCTGGGCTTCCTGAACCATTATCAGATGAAAAACCCAA ATGGGCCATACCCTTACACCCTGAAGTTGTGTTTCTCCACCGCTCAGCACGCCTCCTAA
- the HNRNPL gene encoding heterogeneous nuclear ribonucleoprotein L isoform X3, producing MSRRLLPRAEKRRRRLEQRQQPDEQRRRSGAMENYDDPHKTPASPVVHIRGLIDGVVEADLVEALQEFGPISYVVVMPKKRQALVEFEDVLGACNAVNYAADNQIYIAGHPAFVNYSTSQKISRPGDSDDSRSVNSVLLFTILNPIYSITTDVLYTICNPCGPVQRIVIFRKNGVQAMVEFDSVQSAQRAKASLNGADIYSGCCTLKIEYAKPTRLNVFKNDQDTWDYTNPNLSGQGDPGSNPNKRQRQPPLLGDHPAEYGEGRGFPSVDSRGSCAPARRPTRKFSPVLPLFPSHPPGGPHGGYHSHYHDEGYGPPPPHYEGRRMGPPVGGHRRGPSRYGPQYGHPPPPPPPPEYGPHADSPVLMVYGLDQSKMNCDRVFNVFCLYGNVEKVKFMKSKPGAAMVEMADGYAVDRAITHLNNNFMFGQKLNVCVSKQPAIMPGQSYGLEDGSCSYKDFSESRNNRFSTPEQAAKNRIQHPSNVLHFFNAPLEVTEENFFEICDELGVKRPSSVKVFSGKSERSSSGLLEWESKSDALETLGFLNHYQMKNPNGPYPYTLKLCFSTAQHAS from the exons ATGTCGCGGAGGCTGCTGCCCCGGGCGGAGAAGCGGCGTCGGAGGCTGGAGCAGAGGCAGCAGCCGGACGAGCAGCGGAGGCGGTCCGGAGCGATG GAGAACTACGATGACCCGCACAAAACCCCCGCCTCCCCAGTTGTCCACATCAGGGGCCTGATTGACGGCGTGGTGGAAGCTGACCTTGTGGAGGCCTTGCAGGAGTTTGGACCCATCAG TTATGTGGTGGTAATGCCTAAAAAGAGACAAGCGTTGGTGGAATTTGAAGATGTGTTGGGGGCTTGCAATGCCGTGAACTACGCAGCCGACAACCAGATCTACATCGCGGGCCACCCAGCTTTTGTCAATTACTCTACCAGCCAGAAAATCTCCCGCCCCGGGGACTCGGATGACTCCAGGAGCGTCAACAGTGTGCTTCTCTTTACCATCCTGAACCCCATCTATTCGATTACCACG GATGTTCTTTATACTATCTGTAACCCTTGTGGTCCTGTCCAGAGAATTGTCATTTTCCGGAAGAATGGAGTCCAGGCTATGGTGGAAT TTGACTCTGTGCAGAGTGCCCAGCGGGCCAAGGCCTCACTCAATGGGGCTGACATCTACTCAGGCTGTTGCACTCTGAAGATTGAGTATGCGAAG CCTACACGCTTAAACGTGTTCAAGAATGATCAGGATACTTGGGACTACACAAACCCCAATCTCAGTGGACAAG GTGACCCTGGCAGCAACCCTAACAAACGCCAGAGGCAGCCCCCTCTCCTCGGAGATCACCCCGCAGAATATGGTGAGGGCAGGGGGTTCCCCTCCGTGGACTCCCGTGGCTCATGTGCCCCTGCCCGCCGCCCGACGCGCAAATTCTCACCcgtcctccctctctttccttcccaccccccagGAGGGCCCCACGGTGGGTACCACAGCCATTACCATGATGAGGGCTACGGGCCCCCCCCACCTCACTACGAAGGGAGAAGGATGGGTCCACCAGTGGGGGGTCACCGCCGGGGCCCAAGTCGCTACGGCCCCCAGTAtgggcaccccccaccccctcccccaccacccgaGTATGGCCCCCACGCCGACAGCCCTGTGCTCATGGTCTATGGCTTGGATCAGTCTAAGATGAACTGTGACCGGGTCTTCAATGTCTTCTGCTTGTATGGCAACGTGGAGAAG GTGAAATTCATGAAAAGCAAGCCAGGGGCCGCCATGGTGGAGATGGCTGATGGATATGCTGTGGACCGGGCCATCACTCACCTCAATAACAACTTCATGTTTGGGCAGAAGCTGAATGTCTG tGTCTCCAAGCAACCAGCCATCATGCCCGGTCAGTCATACGGGCTAGAAGATGGGTCCTGCAGTTACAAAGACTTCAGTGAGTCAAGGAACAATCGGTTCTCCACTCCAGAGCAGGCAGCCAAGAACCGCATCCAGCACCCCAGCAATGTGCTGCACTTTTTCAATGCCCCTCTGGAGGTGACTGAGGAGAATTTCTTTGAG ATCTGCGATGAGCTGGGAGTGAAGCGGCCATCTTCTGTGAAAGTATTCTCAGGCAAAA GTGAACGCAGCTCCTCTGGGCTGCTGGAGTGGGAGTCCAAGAGCGATGCCCTGGAGACTCTGGGCTTCCTGAACCATTATCAGATGAAAAACCCAA ATGGGCCATACCCTTACACCCTGAAGTTGTGTTTCTCCACCGCTCAGCACGCCTCCTAA